A DNA window from Impatiens glandulifera chromosome 7, dImpGla2.1, whole genome shotgun sequence contains the following coding sequences:
- the LOC124945306 gene encoding ribosome production factor 1 has product MGRKRDKDSEDLTENIDDDEQYVRQSKKRKNTDDYDDGAEKSQISNKKQILPSMIKNKDKRSAVHAKLKQQKKLEKAKRAKARDFAEKRALDLGEEPPARSIPRTIENTREFDETVCEPDDELFAGNDADEFNSILGRERTPKILITTCRFNSTRGPAFISELISVIPNAHYYKRGTYDLKKIVEYAKKKDFTSLIVVHTNRREPDALLVMALPDGPTAHFKISNLILRKDIKNHGRPTTHMPELVLNNFTTRLGHRIARLIQSIFPQDPNFRGRRVATFHNQRDFIFFRHHRYIFEDKDAKKNSSEGEKNTETLSNVKARLQECGPRFTLKLRSLQHGTFDSKGGEYEWVHKPEMDTSRRRFFL; this is encoded by the exons ATGGGTAGAAAGAGAGATAAGGACTCTGAAGATCTAACTGAAAACATAGACGACGATGAACAATATGTTCGCCAGAGTAAAAAGAGAAAGAACACAGATGACTACGATGATGGTGCTGAGAAGAGTCAAATTAGTAATAAAAAACAGATACTTCCATCGATGATAAAGAATAAGGATAAGAGATCAGCTGTCCATGCCAAGCTTAAGCAACAAAAGAAGCTTGAGAAGGCTAAAAGGGCTAAAGCTCGAGACTTCGCCGAGAAGAGAGCTCTTGATTTGGGAGAAGAG CCTCCAGCCAGAAGTATTCCACGCACAATTGAAAACACTAGGGAGTTTGATGAGACTGTCTGTGAACCTGATGATGAG CTGTTTGCTGGGAATGATGCAGATGAATTTAATTCTATATTGGGTCGTGAAAGAACTCCCAAGATATTGATAACTACATGTCGTTTTAATTCAACT AGGGGTCCTGCTTTCATATCAGAACTAATCTCCGTGATCCCAAATGCTCATTATTATAAGCGGGGAACATATGACTTGAAAAAG ATTGTTGAATATGCAAAGAAAAAGGACTTCACTTCTCTTATTGTTGTTCATACCAATCGTAGGGAACCTG ATGCCCTCCTTGTCATGGCCTTACCCGATGGCCCAACTGCCCACTTCAAGATTTCAAATCTTATTTTGCGCAAGGATATCAAG AATCATGGAAGGCCAACTACTCACATGCCGGAGCTAGTGTTGAACAATTTTACAACACGTCTTGGTCATCGTATTGCAAg GTTAATACAGTCTATTTTTCCTCAAGATCCAAACTTCCGTGGTCGAAGAGTAGCAACTTTCCATAATCAGCGTGACTTTATTTTCTTCCGTCATCATCG CTACATATTTGAAGATAAAGATGCCAAAAAAAATAGTTCCGAAGGTGAAAAGAACACCGAAACTCTATCAAACGTAAAAGCTCGGCTCCAG GAATGTGGACCGCGATTCACATTGAAATTGAGGAGTTTGCAACATGGGACATTTGACAGCAAAGGAGGAGAATATGAGTGGGTTCATAAG CCGGAGATGGATACCAGTAGGAGAAGGTTTTTCTTGTGA
- the LOC124946320 gene encoding uncharacterized protein LOC124946320, with protein sequence MVEPSYELDFLDDTIMFVTSDTWTLIFDGASSKYGYGIEILLLDTMGAYNSIYIKLEYSVTNNEAEYEACLLGLKIAYEREATRLDLISNSNLVISQVNKTRQVRGENLKPYRTCLLQFLDKFDHVSFVHVPRSQNRFSDSLVTLAAMTQIHVGIKVKSLKIW encoded by the coding sequence ATGGTCGAGCCTTCTTATGAACTCGACTTTCTAGATGACACCATAATGTTTGTCACTTCAGACACGTGGACGCTAATATTTGATGGAGCTTCATCAAAATATGGCTATGGAATTGAAATTTTGTTGTTAGATACTATGGGAGCATATAATTCCATCTATATTAAGTTAGAATATTCTGTAACCAACAATGAAGCCGAGTATGAAGCATGTCTCCTGGGTCTCAAAATTGCATATGAACGAGAAGCAACTAGACTAGACTTAATTAGCAACTCTAATTTGGTTATATCCCAGGTTAACAAAACCAGACAAGTGCGAGGGGAAAATCTGAAGCCCTATCGTACTTGCCTACTCCAATTCCTCGACAAGTTCGAtcacgtgtcttttgtacacgTGCCTAGAAGCCAAAATCGCTTTTCTGATTCTTTGGTTACGCTAGCCGCTATGACCCAAATCCATGTTGGAATAAAGGTCAAATCTCTGAAAATCTGGTAG